The Jiangella alba genome includes the window AGCCGACGACGCAGGCGACGACGTAGACGAACGTGGTGCGCAGAGTGCGGTGGAAGTCCTCGTCGGCGAAGATGTGGGCGTAGTTCTCCAGGCCCACCCAGGTGCTGTTCGTGGGATTGAGCAGCGAGGTCCGGGTGAAGCTCAGGAAGATCTCCTGAGCCAGCGGAACACCCTGGAAGAGGACGATGAAGATGGCGGCGGGCGCCAGGAACAGGTAGGGCGTCCACCTGCTGCCGAGGGGACTGCGCCGGCGTCCGGTCTCGGTCCGGGGCGCTCTCGTCTGCTCGAGCACGGTCATCGAGTGGTGTCCTTCGTCGCGGTGGTCAGGTGCCGGGGCGAGCGAGTCCCGCCCCGGCGCCGTCGGGTCAGCCGACCAGGTCGGTCGCCTGCTCCTGGGCGGTGTCCAGGGCGGTCTCCAGGTCGACGTCGCCCTGGAGCGCGGCGATGACGTTCTGCACGACGATCTTGCGGATGTCCGGCGTCTGAGCCTCGAAACCGAGCACGATCTGCGGGAGGCTCGACTCGGTGAGCTCGTCGAAGGCGGGCAGGAACGGCATCGCCTGCAGCGACTCCGCACTGCGCTCGGTCGCCGTCGCGACGCTGCTCGCGCCGAGGATCTCCTGCAGCGCCACCTGGTTCTCGTCCTCCAGCGCCCACCGGATGAACGTGGCCGCCTCGTCCTTCGCCTCGCTCGCCTCGTTGATCACGATGGGCGCGAGGATCGTGCCCTGGCTGCGTTCCGGGAAGGGGATGGGCGCGACGCTGAAGTTCAGCCCGGGGCTCTCGGCGAGCAGGTGCGTCGCATAGCCGCCGTTGTTCAGCTCCATCGCGACCTTGCCCTCGGCGAACATGCGGCGGAAGGTCGCCGCGTCGGCGCCGCGCGGAATGACGTTCGCGTCGTAGAGGTCCTTGTAGGCCTGCAGGCCCTCGAGGTTCTCGGGCGCGTTGATGGTGAGTTCCTCACCGTCGGACCAGGCGCCGCCGAAGCCGTAGACGTAGTTGAAGATGTCCTGCCAGACACCGGCCTCCTCGGCCTCCGTCTGGCGGAACGCCAGCCCGAACACGTCGCCGCTGGTCAGCGACTGTGCCGTGGCGAAGAAGTCGTCGTAGGTCGTCGGCGGTTCGGGGATCAGGTCGGCGTTGTAGAACATCGCGTAGTTCGAGGCCTCGAAGATGATGCCGTGACGCACGTCGTCGTGGACCATGAACCGGTCGGGCTGCTCGAGCAGCTCGTACTCGCCGACGTCGATCAGGTCGTCCAGGGGAGTGATCAGGCCGGCGTCGGCGGCCGCCTCGAACTCGGGCATGTCGAAGCGGACGAGGTCGGGTCCCTCGCCGCCGCCCATCTGCGTCAGCACGGTCTGACCGAACGTCGGGTACGGGACCGATGCGGCCTCGACACGGATCTCGTCCTGGCTCGCGTTGAACGCGTCGAGCCATTCCTGCAGGTGCGGCCCGCGGCCGGGGTCGCCGAAGGTCGAGGCGGCGAAGGTGAGCGTCGTGACGCCGCCGTCCGAGCCCGAACTCGAGCCGGAGTCGGAGTCGGAGCCGCATCCGGTCGAGACGGCAAGGCCGACGACGGTGGCCGCGGCGACCATGGCGCGGCGAACGCGTGGTGTCCTCATCGGGTGCTCCTCATGGAGTCGTGACTCTGCTTGAACGTTAAAGGTCTGCAACGATCGTAGGAACATATGCAACGCTGTCAAATCACGGTTGCACATCGTTACGTGCCCGTTGCGTATAGTGCAATCAGGAGGTGGTCGTGTCTCAGACGGTCCAGCGCGCGATCGAGCTCATCAGGAGGTCCGCGGAGCACCCGCTGAGCCTCGCCGACGCCTCGGAGGTCCTCGGTGTGCACAAGTCGACGGCCCTGCGGATCCTCCAGACGCTCGAGGCGGCGCGGTTCGTCCGGAAGACCGGTGCGGGGACGTACGTGGTCGGGAGCGGTCTGATCGAGCTGTCCGAGCTGGCGCTCGGCTCGATGGACCTGCGCGAGTTCGCCTCCGCGCACCTGCGCCGGCTCCAGCGGGAGACCGGCCATACGGTGCACCTCGCGCAGCTGACCGGCGACGAGATCATCTACATCGACAAGGTCGACAGCCCGGCCTTCGACGCCGTCAAGCTGCCCTCACGGGTCGGCCGCGCCGTCTCGATCTACGCGAGCGCCGTGGGCAAGGTGATCCTGGCCCACCTGCCGCGAGACGAGCGCGACCGCCTGCTCTCACACGTCACGTTCGAGCGCTACACCGACACCACGTTCGCCGACCGCGCGTCGCTCGAGCTCGAGCT containing:
- a CDS encoding ABC transporter substrate-binding protein, with translation MRTPRVRRAMVAAATVVGLAVSTGCGSDSDSGSSSGSDGGVTTLTFAASTFGDPGRGPHLQEWLDAFNASQDEIRVEAASVPYPTFGQTVLTQMGGGEGPDLVRFDMPEFEAAADAGLITPLDDLIDVGEYELLEQPDRFMVHDDVRHGIIFEASNYAMFYNADLIPEPPTTYDDFFATAQSLTSGDVFGLAFRQTEAEEAGVWQDIFNYVYGFGGAWSDGEELTINAPENLEGLQAYKDLYDANVIPRGADAATFRRMFAEGKVAMELNNGGYATHLLAESPGLNFSVAPIPFPERSQGTILAPIVINEASEAKDEAATFIRWALEDENQVALQEILGASSVATATERSAESLQAMPFLPAFDELTESSLPQIVLGFEAQTPDIRKIVVQNVIAALQGDVDLETALDTAQEQATDLVG
- a CDS encoding IclR family transcriptional regulator, with the translated sequence MSQTVQRAIELIRRSAEHPLSLADASEVLGVHKSTALRILQTLEAARFVRKTGAGTYVVGSGLIELSELALGSMDLREFASAHLRRLQRETGHTVHLAQLTGDEIIYIDKVDSPAFDAVKLPSRVGRAVSIYASAVGKVILAHLPRDERDRLLSHVTFERYTDTTFADRASLELELIEVRERGWATDNGEHDAYVMCVAAPILDTRGRVVAAVSITAIEVIATLPQLEARLPLLLDTAATISAELGYAAGAAPVG